Part of the Deinococcus grandis genome, GCTGCACCGTCACGAGGTCCGTGTGGGGCGGCGCGGGGACCGCCAGCACCTCACGCGTGGCGGGCGGCGCGGCCGGCAGCGTAAACGACCAGCTCGCCCCGGGCGGCAGTTCCGGACCGGCGGCGGCATACACCCAGCTCACGCCCCGCCCGTCGAACAGGGTCAGCAGCGCCATGGGCGTCGCGACCGTGCCGTTCGAGGCATTGCGCGCCTGCACCTCTATCCGGCCGCCGCGCACGCGGCTGCGGCTCACGAGTGGGCGGTCCAGGTGCCGTCCCGTGACGACCGCGCGGGCGCCGACCTCCACGCTCAGGCGCCCCGCACCGCCTGCGGTCAGCAGGTCGTCCAGGGTCACGCCCGGCAGGGGCGGCAGCTGCACGCGCAGCGGACTGCGTTCCCCGCTGCGGAGCTTGTGCTGCGCGAACAGGCCCACGTTCGCCTGCGCGACCCGCTCGCCGTTCACGCGCAGGATCACCGTGACCGTCAGGTCCGCCGGGCGGGCGTCCGCGCACAGCACCTCCGACAGGTACCACACGCGCCCCCGCGCGTCGCGTGTCAGGCGGCCCGGCAGGACCTGCAGCACCGGGCGGTCCAGGACGTCGGCGGGCGCCGTGACGTTCGTGGTGATGCGGCGCGGCGCGCGGTAGAACACCACCTCCGGCTGCGGGCTGCGGGTGGGGCGCCGCAGCGTGACCGACCCGGTCCCGCCCTCGCGGACCTGCCAGCCGCGCGCGCCCAGCGTCAGGTCGAGGCGCCGCGTGGCCCGCCGGTCCCCCAGCGGCGTCCACCAGCGTTCATGCACCGTGGCCTGCGCCCGGCCCGGCCCGGCCGCTGTGACCTGCACCCGCGCGCCGTCGAGGCGACTGTACGGCCCGCGCAGGCCGCCGGTCGTCGCGGGCTGCGCCGTGACGCTCACCAGATACCGCTGCGCCGCCCACCCGGGCCGGTACGCCTGCGCCAGCAGCAGCGCCAGCGCCGCGCCGCACAGCGTCAGCGGCACCAGGATCAGGTCCGCGGGGCGCGCCACCCCGGCCGGCAGCGGCGGATCGGTCCGCCACGCCGGGACGCCCAGCGGCAGCAGCAGCGCGCTGACCAGCAGCGCCAGCAGCGGCGCCGCGCCCCACAGCGCGCCCAGCGGGGCCGGCAGCGTGGGCCGCGCCAGCCGCGCCGGGACGGGCGGGATGTCCTCGCGCTCCCAGACGACCACGCCGTTTTCCAGCGTGCCGATGTTGTGCCAGCCGTGCATGAACAGCAGCGGGTCGAGCACGTCACTGCGGGCGTACACGAACTTCAGATGAGCCCGGTCCGGATGCGTGAGAACCTCCGGCAGGCGCCCCAGGCCCGGCAGGTCCAGCCGTTCGGGCAGCGCCGCGCCCGCGCCGGGCGGCGCCAGCGGCTGCGGCAGGTCCGGCGGGAGGTGCCACAGGCCCGACGGGGTCGCCGCGCGCGTCTGCGCGCTCAGGCGGCCCAGCTGCGTCCCGAAGCCCACCGTCAGGTACCGGTAGCGCCAGTGTTCGTCCTTCTCGATGAAGTTCAGCAGCGGCGTGAGGTTCAGCGGCGGCCCTTCCAGCACCCGCGTGGCGTTCAGGGCGTTCAGGCTGACGCTGCCCAGGATCACCAGGGTCGCGCTGACCAGCAGGGCCAGCGGGGGCCGCGCGCCACCCCGCGCCGCGTCCCAGCCGCGCAGCGCCGCCAGCGCCGAGAGCGGCGTGAGCAGCAGGGCGCCCAGCAGCGCCAGCGTTTCCGGCGCCGCCCGCCACGGCACCGGCAGCAGCAGTGAACCCAGCGCGGCCAGCAGCAGCAGCGTGCCCGGCAGCGCCGCGCGCACGCTGTCCGGCGCGGCCCTCCAGTGCGTGCCCAGCCGCTGGGCCGGTGTGCCCGCTGCGCCGCCCGCCCAGCGGGTGCGGACCGCGCGGACCAGGGCGGGCGCGGCCCACGCCAGGGACGCCAGCGGCAGCGCCCACGTCAGCCACGCGCTGCGGCCCAGGCGCAGATCGGGCCGGGGGACCCGCGTCACCTCGCCCACCCACAGCGCGTCCGGCAGCGCCAGCAGCAGCAGCGTGCCCGGCACCGCCAGCGCCGCCAGCACGGACCGGCGCCGCGCCGCGCCCGCCACGCCGGGCAGCAATGCCAGCGTGCCCAGCAGCAGCAGGGGCGCGGCGCTGTGCGCGGCCCCCGCCGCCAGCAGGCCCGCCGCCCACCCCAGCAGGTCCCGCCGCCGCCCGCGCCCCACCCACGCGAGCAGGGCGGGCGCGGCGTTCAGTGCCAGGCCCGCCCCGAGGACCGCGCCCAGCTGCCCGAACACGCTGACACTCAGGGTCAGGGCGCTGCCCAGCAGGGTCAGCAGGGTCACCACGCCCGCCGCGCGCGGCCCGGCGCCCAGCAGCAGCGTGAAGCGGTACGTGCCGTACAGCAGCGTCAGGACCGCCAGGAACTGCGCGGCGGCGTACGCGCCCTCCAGGCCCAGCGGTCCGCTGAGCGCCCCGATCAGCTGCGGCAGCAGCGGCGAGACGCCCGTCAGCGGCACCCCGCCGTACCAGCGGTCGTCGAACGGGTCGAGGGGCGCGCGGGCGTACGCGCTGGCCAGGAACAGCCACTCGGCGGCCTGCGCGGACTTCAGGCCCGTGCGGGTCAGGACCAGCACGCCGTGGTACGCGCCGGTCAGCAGGAGGGCCAGCAGCAGCAGGCGCGTGCGGCGCCGGGACGCGGTCATGCGGCCCGCACCCGGCCCGGACTGAGCGTGGCCAGCACCGGGCGCTTCCGGCGGTTCGAGCGGTGCTCGCCGCACACCGGCCACGCGCGGCCCCGCGCGGCGGCCGGGCAGGGCGAGACGCCGCGGTCCACAGCAGGGGGGAAGGGGCGTGCCGTCGGCCCGTCCACGCCCCCGACCACCGCGGTCAGACCGTCCGGGCGGCTCATCGGCGACCAACCGACCGGGCACCCGCGACCGGCCACGAGGGCAGGCGCCCCGCGGCGTGATGGTGCCCCCGGGGCGCAGCTGGCAACCGCTGTGAGGCTCACGCCCCCAGCCTACCGCCCGCACGCGGCCTCGCGCCGCTCCGGCCCCCCGGTCACTTCGGCGTGCCCCCCCGCCGGGGGCAGCCGCCGGTCAGGCAAGTGCGCCGCGCGCCCGGGCCGGCATGTGCCAGATTGAGGCGTAGCCGATCCTGTACCCGGTTCAAGCCGCTCCGCTCTGCATGACTTCCGCGCCCGGCGGCGCCCCTGATTCGCCTTCCCGACCGCGCAGGACGCTCCACCTGACCGGGGCCGCCTGCCCGGTCACTGACAGGAGTTCCCTTGATCTCTGCGGCGCTGCCCAACCTGTTCGTGAACCTGTGCGTGCTCGTGACGCTGTCGTTCGTCCTGAGCCTCACGTACCGCGACTGGCCCCCACCGCCGGGACGGACGCTGCGCTGGACGCGACTGGCGTTGACGGCCCTGATGGCCGCCGCGCTGTTCCTGCTCGCCACGCCCGGCGACGGGGGCCGCGTCAGCCTCGCGCTCGTGCCGGTCGTCCTGATGGCGCTGCGCTACGGCTGGTCCGGCGGCCTGAGCACCGGCCTGCCCGTCACGCTCCTCGCCGCGCTCGACGGCCCCCCGGCGCTGCTCAGCGCCACCCTGTCCCTGCTGAGCGTCACCGCCCTGACCGTCCGCGCGCGGCACCTGCTCGACCTGAGCGACGTCAGCGGCTCCCTGCACCGGCACGGCTGGGTGGCGCTGCTGCTGTTCCTGCCCGTCACGTTCCCGCAGCCCGGTCACGTCCTCGAGTGGCTCGCGGCGTACCCGACGGTGCTCGTCATGCACGCCGTGGGCTTCCTGATCACCGCGACCATGCTCACGTCCCGCGTCGCGCTGATCCAGAGCACCACCCGCTACCGCGCCGAGGCGCACCAGGACGCCCTGACCGGCCTCGCGAACCGCCGCCAGTTCGAACTGGACCTGCCGTTCACGCAGCCCGGCGACGCCCTGCTCCTCATTGACCTCGATCACTTCAAACGCGTGAACGACGAGTACGGCCACCCGGTCGGGGACGCCGTGCTGCGCGCCGTCGGGCAGGCCCTCACGGCCGAACTGCGCGGCCGGGACCGCGCGTACCGCTACGGCGGCGAGGAATTCGCCGTGATCCTGCGCCGCGTCCCCCCGTCCGAGGTGGACCGCGTCGCGCGGCGCATGGCCCGCACCGTCGCCGAGC contains:
- a CDS encoding GGDEF domain-containing protein produces the protein MISAALPNLFVNLCVLVTLSFVLSLTYRDWPPPPGRTLRWTRLALTALMAAALFLLATPGDGGRVSLALVPVVLMALRYGWSGGLSTGLPVTLLAALDGPPALLSATLSLLSVTALTVRARHLLDLSDVSGSLHRHGWVALLLFLPVTFPQPGHVLEWLAAYPTVLVMHAVGFLITATMLTSRVALIQSTTRYRAEAHQDALTGLANRRQFELDLPFTQPGDALLLIDLDHFKRVNDEYGHPVGDAVLRAVGQALTAELRGRDRAYRYGGEEFAVILRRVPPSEVDRVARRMARTVAELPPVQAAGVQGPPVTVSVGGATFGLWSRTRTLWDADEALYTVKGAGRNGVRIAGQSAAPSTGAARGSGDRPVEPREQELQR